DNA sequence from the Oncorhynchus keta strain PuntledgeMale-10-30-2019 chromosome 1, Oket_V2, whole genome shotgun sequence genome:
attgttacccagaaatgatttgatattaaaATAAAAATTGCTGCTTTGGCCTTTAAAAAAGACTTAACATTTGAATGAATTCAATACATTCAGTGTCAGTGTAATTGAGATGGTTTGCTCAGTATCTTCATTTGTATTGAAAGACTCTCTTCTCTCCATATCCCAGCTATCCAGGCTCTGCGGTCAGTGCTCAACGCCTTGTGTGTGGTCAACAGGAAGAGCATGTTTGTCTATCAGGAGCGCACTACCAAATCAGTCTTCTACCTCAGGTTAGCCCTCAGGTGCCCCCCTTATTCTTACGCCACTGCCTCCCCTCATTGTAGAACAGTCCCACCTCTTCATAGGCACTTCTCTCTGCTGCATCCAACCCTACACCCAGAGACTTGTTGAAGGAATTGAGTTGAGCATGCCACTTCTTGATTATGCATTTTAAAGTTCCCTTACACCCAACATATTCCCATGATCTCTGTTCTTCCCAGACTTTGTGAGACATCTCAAACAGGGAAGTACTGTGAAACTGGATGGCAGCCTACAGCCCATGTCTCGCCCGGAGCCAGGAGCCCCTCTTCTCTCAGGAGTTCACGGTACAGTAGCACACTTACAAAGGGCTTCTCTATTGCTCAACAAGCAACTGTGGCCCTGAAGAACCATTAGGGCTCTGAAGTGGTGTCACCAATACATGATTTATTTGCTGTTCCCAGAACAGTGGGAACGTGCCCTTGGGTTAGAGATGATTTTGGGTTGTAATGTCAAATATCTGCAGTggtctgacgtgtgtgtgtgtctgcatgtgtgtctttctgtgcgtgcgtgtatgtttTACTCCATCCATCTGCAGGGCTCCCGGTCATCTCTGGAAGGTGTCCGTCCAGTGGGACAGGTGGACAAACACATCCTGTTGCTGGTGCATGGAGTGGGAAGTGCTGGTAAGACAGGGATTTGGAgagcaagaggaagagaggggctcATGGGGATCGGGGAGCATTGGGACAGAATTCTGCAGTGTAATGATTGTGAGCAGAGGTAGCATAATGAGAGATGGGCTGAGCCTGCAGTTAACAACGGAAGTTAGGACTAAGAAACCTCTGTACACCTCTGTGTCACCTCTCAGTGCTTTCCCACTCTGAGATAAATGTGCCCACACTACTGTCCTCATGGCTAACTTAAGAGTAACAGATGAAATCGCTGATTCATTGTGGGTGTCAAATAGTGCGAACATTCTGTACGCTGTGCTGCAGTACCTCTAACACCCTTCTAGATGGCACTGTTGATCTTGCTACATTTAACTCTGCCCAGGCTTCATCTATGTCAGCTATTTCTCTCCGAAAGTCTTTCTGAGCTTCAACAACAAGTGATTTATTAAAATATTCCCAAGTTTTTTTCCTTCTCCCTGACAACTGTTCATACAGCTCAGCTCCTTTGTTTACAGAGGATTTAAGTTTTCtttaagtgtgtgtatgtgtttcaatACAATGTTTGTTTTCAAACACCTCACTGAGCATTGATTTGCATAAatatatcagagagagagagacaccactagggttgcacattttggggaatattcagaggtgtaAACTTTCCGTGGGAGTATATGGGAATTAAAGAAAATATATGCAAATGAATATTAATATATTTAAATGTAGATgcttttttgcattggatatatatatctaccatatcatatggagacagaaacatgaaccttttaccttatcataattAGATATCATtgaaaatgattaaatcctttcaatagaaattttaaaaaacaatttagttacgaattgaactttaattaaatgagttgactcttcacatgggagggttttactgaacaacaaaagaaagggaatattaaATGATCCCCAGTGATACAttgcatctcccaaaaacgttttcaacatactgtacatctgtaaaatgttagtctagaaactaaagctttggttctcttcctctcaggcttccatgtcttctccctggacctcctcagtGTCCACCTCTtggacatcagactctgaggcctcatcttcactgtcactttccaaccttgttgaggatggctcgttgtcaggctcaaaaagcctcaaatttgcctggATGGCCAACAATTTTTCAACACtggtattggtcagcctgttgcatgctttggtgtgtgttcccaaacaaggaccagttgcgctctgaggtggctgatgttggtgggatttgtaGGATGGTAGAGGCAACAGGGGAAatagcctcagatccacaaagtcccttccaccaggtggctgatgggatacgttggcacgactgccatattgcatccccatcccaaagcccttgcttggaagtgtacttcaccagactgccaagaaccttgccctcatccagaccaaggtggcgagacacggtagtgatgacaccataggccttgttgaactctgcaccagacaggatgctcttgccagcatacttggggtccaacatgtacgctgcagcatgtatgggcttcaggcagacatcttcacgctttttgatgtatttcagaactgcagtttctctgcttggagcaacagtggaAACAGTGAAGTCGGCAGGGCAGTgcagatttcttctcttacatcagcaagcagagtctgaacatcagacaggatggcattgtctccctcaatctgtgcaatgtctactgctataggtttcaggagtttcaggctgcttaccactctctcccaaaatacatcatccagactgtgatatggccatttctgtaagagactccttcccctccaggagactgtcaaacatgatgacaacaccaccccaacaggtgttgccgggcagcttcaatgtggtgctcttattcttctcactttgctagatgaggtagattgctgctataacttgatgacccttcatatacctaaccatttccttggctctcttgtagagtgtatctaTTGTTGTCAGTGACATGATGTCATTGCGGCGCAGATTCAATGCacgagcagcacagccaatgggtgtgatgtgagggtaggactcctcctctttagaccaagcagccatcatgttcgcagcattgtctgtcaccagtgcaaataccttctgtggtccaaggtcattgatgactgccttcagctcatctgcaatgtagaaaccggtgtgtctgttgtcccttgtgtctgtgctcttgtagaatactggttgaggggttgagatgatgtagttaattattccttccCCACTAACAttcaaccacccatcagagattattgcaatacagtctgctttctctatgatttgcttgaccttcacttgaactctgttgaactctgcatccagcaaatgagaagataaagcatgtctggttggaggggtgtatgctgggtgaagaacattcagaaatctcttccaatacacattgcctgtgagcatcagaggtgaaccagttgcatacacagctcgagcaagacattcatcagcatttctctgactactttcctccattgagtcaaaaaaacttctgattccaggaagaccatgagctgttgctatcgataaggtgtctgattaatcattttcacctcgaatagaagtagagggactttcgtcagaggttgcttgttgtgagcactgagggaactttatgcacttgacCAGATGATtatgcatctttgttgcattcttcacatatgatttgtcacagtatttgcaaatgtacacagcttttccttctacattagctgcagtgaaatgtcccCACACATCAGATCGTGACCGTGGCATTTTCCTTTAAAGATTAGGAAAAAATGAGTTAAAAAacaacaaatacaattccatgtacagataaatagttaagcagttagatttaACAACTCCTTAGTAAGATACATATTTTAAAATTAAatatgtatggaaacaggtgaattaacactcagttagcaggctcaagcaagctaaaacccacacgGTAGCAAAAACGAattagcagaaattgttaacaagttagaaatgatttaaacacactttgctgtaggctactatttactagttaacaaaaaataatgtatgtcatataaaatatattcaccccacccagtattgtaatcaaaacttaccagaaagcatgtagtccttggctcagacagtgtagtagtgtgggctcattagggtgcaagatcttgagaatcatctggacatgtgatggaagaatgcactgtgcatacagagggttgcaattccattgaattggggatagtttaactaAAATATGCCACAATACCTATAATTGCCTTAtatgtatcccacaaaaaaggttcactgttataagctaactttctTTGATTCATTTTTCAAAATGTCCAAAATTCTCAGGCTTAACTTCCCAATGGACATTTccaaccctttgcaaccctagacACCACTAAGGTATCCTCTGTCAACACTACTGGAAGTCAAAAATATGCATTTAAAGGGATACTCCGGGATTTTGACAATGAGGCCCTCTACTTCCCCAGGGTGACATGGGCTCTATTTCAATTGCTTTAAAATCTGTCCTCTCCTTGTCTACTCCCAATCATCTGCCCTGATGGGTAAAAGACTTGACAGCTGGAAACGGTGTGGTGGACGCTCGTCATTAGACTGCCCTtcatctcgctctgtctcgcgctcgctctgtctcgcgctctctctgtctcgcgctctctctgtctcgctctgtctgtctcgctctgtctgtctcgctctgtctgtctcgctctctctgtctcgctct
Encoded proteins:
- the LOC118378252 gene encoding KICSTOR complex protein SZT2-like isoform X2 encodes the protein MVAAVTLSVRALPSTNRSPSPPWCLTSGSSLRSTRTKQRCTPTPGASTKGDGVGEEEEVPEYLQLHQMVVRKIGEIFRIVNQRLLLQDLNDSHVCNFLLVAESEEDIWKNESLYRQRLNNSDDYNAEENYQPRDYLAATMQFFPVHFACEVLWSTVIHIHPRLKVGTNVGVFRAIQALRSVLNALCVVNRKSMFVYQERTTKSVFYLRLCETSQTGKYCETGWQPTAHVSPGARSPSSLRSSRAPGHLWKVSVQWDRWTNTSCCWCMEWEVLASMSSPWTSSVSTSWTSDSEASSSLSLSNLVEDGSLSGSKSLKFAWMANNFSTLVLVSLLHALVCVPKQGPVAL